In Streptomyces nojiriensis, the sequence GGCAGCGGTCGCCGAGGTCGTCGCCGACCTCTCCGAGTCGCCGCTGTGGGCCTCGGCGGTCCGCTGCGGGATCGGCAGCGCCGGACCGGTGGACACCTCGCGGGGCACGGTCAGCCCGGTCAACATCGGGGCCTGGCGGGAGTTCCCGGTCCAGGAGCGGGTCGTGGCGGAGCTCGCGGCGCACGGGGCCGACCTGCCGACCGTGCTGGCCGGTGACGGAGTGGCGATGACCGCCGCCGAGCACTGGCTGGGCGCGGCCCGGGGCCACGCGAACGCCCTGTGCATGGTGGTCTCCACGGGCGTGGGCGGCGGCCTGATCCTGAACAGCCGGCTCCACCCCGGCCCCACGGGCAACGCGGGACACATCGGACACATGAGTGTGGCTTTCGACGGTGAACCGTGCGCGTGCGGCGGCCACGGGTGCGTCGAGTCGATCGCCTCCGGTACGGCGATCGCCCGCTGGGCCCTGGACCAGGGCTGGACGCCGTCGGACACGGCGGGGGGCGCCGCAGGCGTGAACGGCGCGGGCGGCGCGGGCGGCGGGCGTGACGCCACGGCGGCGGGTGTGGCGGCCGCCGCCGCCGAGGGCGACCCGATCGCCCTGGCGGCCTTCGACCGCGCGGGCCGCGCCCTGGCCGCCGCCATCGCGGCCACCGCCACCCTCGTGGAGACGGACATCGCGGTCATCGGCGGTGGCGTGGCCGCCGCCGGCGACACCCTCTTCGGCCCGATCCGCAGCCACCTCGCGGCCTACGCCACGCTCTCGTTCGCCAAGGACATCCAGGTGGTGCCGGCGATGCTGGGCACCCACGCGGGGCTGATCGGCGCGGCCGCGGCGGCGACCATGCTGCTTCCCTCGGCACCGTCCTCTTCGTGAACCCCGGCCCCGGGACGCTCAGGGCTTGACGGACCGGTAGTACCGGCGCGCACCCTCGTGCAGGTCCAGGGGGTCGGTGTAGATCGCCGTCCGCAGGTCCACGAGCTGCGCCGCGTGCACCTGGCGCCCGACGAGGTCACGGCTGAGGATCACCGTCCGCGTCAGCTGCTCGGTGAGCTGCGGGTCGGTCGCCGCCGTGGTCACCAGCAGGTTCGGCACGGCCAGGGTCGACACCGAGCTGGTGTTGCGCGCCCGCGCGTAGGCGTCCTGAGGCAT encodes:
- a CDS encoding ROK family protein yields the protein MPSAPFPATRAAAAASGPTVAIDIGGTKIAGALVHPDGTMSATTRRPTPRGADADGVMAAVAEVVADLSESPLWASAVRCGIGSAGPVDTSRGTVSPVNIGAWREFPVQERVVAELAAHGADLPTVLAGDGVAMTAAEHWLGAARGHANALCMVVSTGVGGGLILNSRLHPGPTGNAGHIGHMSVAFDGEPCACGGHGCVESIASGTAIARWALDQGWTPSDTAGGAAGVNGAGGAGGGRDATAAGVAAAAAEGDPIALAAFDRAGRALAAAIAATATLVETDIAVIGGGVAAAGDTLFGPIRSHLAAYATLSFAKDIQVVPAMLGTHAGLIGAAAAATMLLPSAPSSS